The window gtacagtgctctgcacacagtaagcgcttcataaatattactgaacaaattcattttccactttacaggagctgccgcaatcaggttccctgtgctagaagaggggtgtgagtgtgtgtgtgtgtgtgcatacacaaAGTATCGGGGAGTGAAAGCAGCAAACAAGCTCAGGCagcggggagggttgaagacgaggatagaaaaagatcttcctccagactgtgaactcgatgtgggtagggaacgtgtctgccgactccgttggggtggctgaggtgggggaggatctcagggattccctttcaatcgaccaaaataatgtgaaaatctggatctttccttatccctgctggatatgaaactccaagatcattttgaattcaataactgcctcctttccatagagaatcaccaagtaatgtcttgtcagtttcttcactcttcccatcGATGGACTCTGactttgactcttccctcatccactgcagaaagtccatGCCGCTTTCCGAAAATGCCCAACATCCCCACGgtaagggaattcctcctgctgggattctcggaggtccgggagctgcagctggtccacgccgcgctgttcctcctggtctacctggcggccctgacggggaacctcctcatcgtcgccgccaccaccctcgaccgacgcctccacacccccatgtacttcttcctcgggcACCTGtgtgtcctcgacctctgctacatctccgtcaccgtccccaaatccatctacaactccctgaccgaacgtagatccatctccttcctgggctgtgccgcccagctcttctcggtggtcctgtttggtggttcagagatgttccttctcacggtgatgtcctacgaccgctacgccaccatctgcctccccctgcgctacgaggtcatcatgaacggACAGGCCTGTGGGATGATGGCGGCTGCCTCGTGGCTCACTGGGGGCCTGTTGAcagtaatgtgttcagctgggatgttctccctgtccttctgtgggtccaacatcgtcctgcagtttttctgtgacatcccctccgtGCTGAagctctcctgctccaaggaccacgtcgccatcgacgtgagcatcaCCACTGGGGTATCGTTAGGCATcgcctgcttcattctcatcatcgtctcgtacgtgcgcatcttctgggccgtgctgaggatgccggcctccgagggccgggccaaagccttctccacttgcgtgccccacctcatcgtcgtcacagttttcatctcgaCGGCGCTATTTACCCACCTCAAACCACCCTCGGACTCCTTCTCGATcatggatctgct of the Tachyglossus aculeatus isolate mTacAcu1 unplaced genomic scaffold, mTacAcu1.pri scaffold_67_arrow_ctg1, whole genome shotgun sequence genome contains:
- the LOC119923900 gene encoding olfactory receptor 14A2-like, which codes for MPNIPTVREFLLLGFSEVRELQLVHAALFLLVYLAALTGNLLIVAATTLDRRLHTPMYFFLGHLCVLDLCYISVTVPKSIYNSLTERRSISFLGCAAQLFSVVLFGGSEMFLLTVMSYDRYATICLPLRYEVIMNGQACGMMAAASWLTGGLLTVMCSAGMFSLSFCGSNIVLQFFCDIPSVLKLSCSKDHVAIDVSITTGVSLGIACFILIIVSYVRIFWAVLRMPASEGRAKAFSTCVPHLIVVTVFISTALFTHLKPPSDSFSIMDLLVSVFYSVVPPVLNPLIYSLRNRDMKAAMGRILIFLVVMFGSSEMFLLTISCSEDHIVIYVTFTCGVAAVLVCFISIIVSYISCSEDHVVSDVSITGGPVSDSPSTLDLLLSISYTVMPPALNPLIYSLRNRDMKTALKRVSRPWWQPDKELPKEEVWHLRICHCLGRKLINRV